Proteins encoded together in one Hymenobacter monticola window:
- the hutU gene encoding urocanate hydratase, with protein sequence MMPTTDQTAELNLEANSLSAASAPQPDGKRPMFYEFKPSETIRAKHGTELRCKTWEAEAALRMLENNIDPAVSLVYDELIVYGGAGRAARNWKEYQTIVKTLKELEADETMLVQSGKAVGVLKTWPHAPRVLIANSNIVPAWSTQEYFDELDKMGLMMYGQMTAGSWIYIATQGILQGTYETFAAMADKHFGGSLRGTITVTAGLGGMSGAQPLAVTMNDGVCLVIEPIDERVKQKVREGYVDEQANDLTHALELCEQAKADGKGWSVGLTGNAATVLPRLLELGFQADIVTDQTSAHDLMDYIPEGEIGEVLALRASNPEEFKRQALASIVKHVEAILEMQRRGTIAVDYGNNLRGQAEKGGLNVRDEAGQFLYPGFVPGYIRPLFCEGKGPFRWAALSGDPQDILRIDRALLETFPDNKLLARWIEKAQAKVPFIGLPARVCWLGYGEREKFGLVINDLVARGEVSAPIVIGRDHLDCGSVASPNRETEGMKDGSDAVADWPLLNALANCASGADWVSLHNGGGVGIGNSTHSGMVIVATGTPEKAERLRRVLTTDPGMGIFRHADAGYELAQDVARERGAKIPSMK encoded by the coding sequence ATGATGCCAACCACCGACCAAACCGCTGAGCTCAATCTCGAAGCCAATTCCCTCTCCGCCGCCTCCGCGCCCCAACCCGACGGCAAGCGCCCGATGTTCTACGAGTTCAAGCCCTCGGAAACCATTAGGGCCAAGCACGGCACGGAGTTGCGCTGCAAAACCTGGGAGGCTGAAGCCGCCCTGCGCATGTTGGAAAACAACATCGACCCGGCCGTGAGCCTGGTGTACGACGAGCTGATTGTGTACGGCGGTGCCGGCCGCGCCGCCCGCAACTGGAAGGAGTACCAGACTATCGTTAAAACGCTCAAGGAGTTAGAGGCCGACGAAACCATGTTGGTGCAGAGCGGCAAGGCCGTGGGCGTACTCAAAACCTGGCCCCACGCTCCCCGCGTGCTTATCGCCAACAGCAACATCGTGCCGGCCTGGAGCACCCAGGAATACTTCGACGAGCTCGACAAAATGGGCCTGATGATGTACGGCCAAATGACGGCCGGCTCCTGGATTTACATTGCCACCCAAGGCATCTTGCAAGGCACTTATGAGACCTTCGCCGCCATGGCCGACAAGCACTTCGGCGGCAGCCTGCGCGGCACCATCACCGTGACGGCCGGCCTGGGCGGCATGAGCGGCGCCCAGCCCCTGGCCGTGACCATGAACGATGGTGTGTGCCTGGTCATCGAGCCCATCGACGAACGGGTGAAGCAGAAAGTGCGCGAAGGCTATGTAGACGAGCAGGCCAACGACCTTACCCACGCCCTGGAGCTGTGCGAGCAAGCCAAAGCCGACGGCAAAGGCTGGTCGGTGGGCCTCACCGGCAACGCCGCTACCGTGCTGCCGCGCCTTCTGGAGCTAGGTTTCCAGGCCGACATCGTAACCGACCAGACCTCGGCCCACGACCTGATGGACTACATTCCCGAAGGCGAGATAGGGGAGGTGCTGGCCCTGCGCGCCAGCAACCCCGAGGAGTTCAAACGCCAGGCGCTGGCTTCCATCGTGAAGCACGTGGAAGCCATTCTGGAGATGCAGCGCCGCGGCACCATCGCCGTGGACTATGGCAACAACCTGCGCGGCCAGGCCGAAAAAGGAGGCCTCAACGTGCGCGATGAAGCCGGCCAGTTCCTGTACCCCGGCTTCGTGCCCGGCTACATCCGCCCGCTGTTTTGCGAGGGCAAGGGCCCGTTCCGCTGGGCCGCCCTTTCCGGCGACCCGCAGGACATCCTGCGCATCGACCGTGCCCTGCTCGAAACCTTCCCCGACAACAAGCTCCTGGCCCGCTGGATTGAGAAAGCCCAGGCCAAGGTGCCCTTTATCGGCCTGCCGGCCCGCGTGTGCTGGCTGGGCTACGGCGAGCGCGAGAAGTTCGGCCTCGTCATCAACGACCTCGTGGCGCGGGGCGAAGTGTCGGCACCCATCGTCATCGGCCGCGACCACCTCGACTGCGGCTCGGTGGCCTCGCCCAACCGCGAAACCGAAGGCATGAAAGACGGCTCCGACGCTGTGGCCGACTGGCCCCTGCTCAACGCGCTGGCCAACTGCGCCAGTGGCGCCGACTGGGTGAGCCTGCACAACGGCGGCGGCGTGGGCATCGGCAACAGCACCCACTCCGGCATGGTCATCGTAGCCACCGGCACCCCCGAAAAAGCCGAACGCCTGCGCCGCGTCCTCACCACCGACCCCGGCATGGGCATCTTCCGGCACGCCGACGCCGGCTACGAGCTGGCCCAGGACGTGGCCCGCGAGCGCGGGGCTAAGATTCCGTCGATGAAGTAG
- a CDS encoding NADPH-dependent F420 reductase yields the protein MNIGIIGAGHIGSALAVRLTSLGHSVKIANSRGPETLGDVAQKTGATPVTAEEAAKGADLIVVTIPLKNIPDLPKDLFAGVPAEVPIIDTSNYYPMLRDGQIAELETGDLTESEWVQQHLGRPVVKVFNNIYADHLQNKGVPAGTAGRIALPVASDDAAAKQKVMALVDELGFDAVDDGTLHESWRQQPGTPSYGADLPADKLREHFASLGTKRTEAQHAEYKANHAKTEQAMADQGIKLK from the coding sequence ATGAACATTGGAATTATCGGCGCCGGCCACATCGGCAGCGCCCTCGCCGTGCGGCTCACTAGCCTCGGCCACTCGGTTAAAATCGCCAACTCCCGCGGCCCCGAAACCCTGGGCGACGTAGCCCAGAAAACCGGCGCTACCCCCGTCACGGCCGAAGAAGCCGCCAAGGGCGCCGACCTCATCGTTGTCACCATCCCGCTGAAAAACATCCCCGACCTGCCCAAAGACCTGTTCGCGGGCGTGCCGGCCGAGGTGCCCATCATCGACACCAGCAACTACTACCCCATGCTGCGCGACGGCCAGATTGCGGAGCTCGAAACCGGCGACCTGACCGAGAGCGAGTGGGTGCAGCAGCACCTGGGCCGCCCGGTGGTGAAGGTGTTCAACAACATCTACGCCGACCACCTCCAAAACAAGGGCGTGCCCGCCGGCACGGCCGGCCGCATTGCCCTGCCCGTGGCCTCCGACGATGCCGCCGCCAAGCAAAAAGTAATGGCCCTGGTGGATGAGCTGGGCTTCGACGCCGTGGACGACGGCACCCTGCACGAGTCGTGGCGCCAGCAGCCCGGCACCCCGTCCTACGGCGCCGACCTGCCCGCCGACAAGCTGCGCGAGCACTTTGCCAGCCTCGGCACCAAGCGCACCGAGGCCCAGCACGCCGAGTATAAGGCTAACCACGCCAAAACCGAGCAGGCCATGGCCGACCAGGGCATTAAGTTGAAGTAA